The following coding sequences lie in one Oceanicola sp. 502str15 genomic window:
- a CDS encoding NAD(P)H-dependent glycerol-3-phosphate dehydrogenase translates to MSDISVIGAGAFGTALASQLAGENGPTVTLWARDPEQAAVMNETRENAKSLPGVALPPELAVVNDNGAFAAPILIMATPMQTLSGLLETYREHIGESCVVAACKGVDLERAKGPTGIIEGAARKAIPAILTGPSFAVDIARGLPTALTLACADKRTGEMLQSALSTSTLRLYLSTDPIGAELGGALKNVIAIACGACIGAGFGESARAALMTRGFAEISRLASALGGKKETLAGLSGFGDLALTCTSEKSRNFRHGLALGRGETPPAGVTTEGIATAEATLRLASRRKLEMPITEAVAALTTGTLSAGEAMAVLLSRPLTRE, encoded by the coding sequence ATGAGCGATATTTCCGTGATCGGGGCCGGTGCCTTTGGCACAGCACTTGCAAGCCAGTTGGCGGGCGAGAACGGGCCGACCGTGACTCTCTGGGCGCGTGACCCGGAACAGGCCGCCGTCATGAACGAAACCCGGGAGAATGCAAAAAGCCTCCCCGGTGTGGCCCTGCCTCCCGAATTGGCCGTGGTGAATGACAACGGTGCCTTCGCCGCGCCGATCCTCATCATGGCAACACCCATGCAAACCCTTTCCGGGCTGCTCGAAACCTACCGCGAACATATCGGGGAGTCTTGCGTGGTGGCCGCTTGCAAGGGTGTGGACCTGGAGCGTGCCAAGGGGCCAACCGGCATCATCGAGGGGGCCGCCAGGAAGGCAATCCCTGCCATCCTCACCGGCCCGTCCTTTGCTGTCGATATTGCCCGCGGGTTGCCCACGGCGCTGACGTTGGCCTGCGCCGACAAGCGCACAGGCGAAATGCTGCAATCGGCGCTCTCCACCAGCACCCTACGGCTCTACCTGTCGACTGATCCGATCGGGGCAGAACTGGGCGGCGCGCTCAAGAATGTCATCGCTATCGCATGTGGCGCCTGCATCGGAGCGGGGTTTGGCGAGAGCGCCCGCGCCGCGCTGATGACGCGCGGATTTGCCGAGATCTCGCGGCTCGCCTCCGCCCTCGGTGGCAAGAAGGAAACCCTCGCGGGGCTGTCCGGCTTCGGCGACCTCGCGCTGACCTGCACCTCCGAGAAAAGCCGCAACTTTCGGCACGGGCTGGCGCTTGGTCGTGGCGAGACGCCCCCTGCCGGCGTGACGACCGAGGGCATCGCAACCGCCGAGGCAACCCTTCGGCTTGCCAGCAGGCGAAAACTGGAAATGCCGATCACTGAGGCGGTGGCCGCATTGACCACGGGCACCCTTTCTGCGGGTGAAGCCATGGCGGTGCTCCTCTCCCGCCCGCTGACGAGGGAGTGA
- a CDS encoding universal stress protein encodes MSSETFIVAYEGKEGDTPTLDYAMERASKDGASLLIVHILEWSPYSFLTPEEIEERHGRRKQEMSRAKEIVLDPAVARAQAAGLEARCELRYGSVVDKIVEIASETGASMIFVGRAGSQSIAARVFGSVPIGLAQVAPVPTVIVP; translated from the coding sequence ATGAGTTCAGAGACATTCATTGTGGCGTACGAGGGCAAAGAAGGCGATACGCCCACGCTCGACTACGCCATGGAACGCGCCTCGAAGGACGGCGCCAGTCTGCTTATCGTGCATATTCTGGAGTGGTCGCCCTACAGCTTCCTCACGCCCGAAGAAATCGAAGAGCGTCACGGTCGTCGCAAGCAGGAGATGTCGCGCGCGAAGGAAATCGTGCTCGATCCGGCCGTTGCCAGGGCGCAGGCCGCCGGCCTCGAAGCCAGGTGCGAACTTCGGTACGGCAGCGTCGTCGACAAGATCGTCGAGATCGCGAGCGAGACAGGGGCCTCTATGATCTTTGTCGGACGCGCCGGCTCGCAATCCATCGCTGCACGGGTCTTCGGCTCGGTGCCCATAGGGCTCGCACAGGTTGCGCCCGTTCCCACCGTAATCGTGCCCTGA
- the tsaD gene encoding tRNA (adenosine(37)-N6)-threonylcarbamoyltransferase complex transferase subunit TsaD: MSTLTVLGIESSCDDTAAAVLRWDGAAHVLSSEVSGQTDLHAAFGGVVPEIAARAHAERLDLMVELALQNADVALDGLDAIAVTSGPGLIGGVVSGVMCAKGLSAATGLPLLGINHLAGHALTPRLTDALAFPYLLLLVSGGHCQFLIAHGPDSFERLGGTIDDAPGEAFDKSARLLGLPQPGGPSIEQAALQGNEDRFALPRPLLREAHCDMSFSGLKTALLRARDSVLQDGSRLMREDVNDLAAGFQAAIRDVLAAKTSRALQAYLALSPSEPAFAVAGGVAANDVLRAALASEAEKAGVRFTAPPLALCTDNAAMIAWAGIELLRSGAPADDLTLSARPRWPLDRAATPMLGSGKKGAKA; the protein is encoded by the coding sequence ATGAGCACCCTGACCGTTCTCGGGATAGAATCGAGCTGCGACGACACAGCCGCCGCAGTCCTGCGGTGGGATGGCGCCGCGCATGTGCTCTCCTCCGAGGTCTCGGGTCAGACCGATCTGCACGCGGCCTTCGGCGGCGTGGTCCCCGAAATCGCCGCACGCGCCCATGCCGAAAGGCTCGACCTGATGGTAGAGCTCGCACTGCAGAATGCCGATGTTGCTTTGGACGGTCTCGATGCCATCGCCGTCACCTCCGGCCCCGGGCTGATCGGCGGCGTGGTGTCTGGCGTGATGTGCGCGAAGGGTCTTTCTGCCGCCACCGGCCTGCCGCTCCTCGGAATCAACCACCTCGCGGGCCATGCCCTGACCCCACGCCTCACCGACGCCCTCGCCTTTCCCTATCTGCTTTTGCTGGTGTCCGGCGGTCATTGCCAGTTTCTCATTGCCCACGGACCCGACAGCTTCGAACGGCTCGGCGGCACGATTGACGATGCCCCGGGGGAGGCCTTCGACAAGTCCGCCCGCCTGCTCGGCCTACCCCAACCGGGCGGTCCATCAATCGAGCAAGCGGCCCTGCAGGGAAATGAGGACCGGTTCGCGCTGCCCCGTCCGCTGCTGCGGGAGGCGCATTGCGATATGTCCTTCTCCGGGCTCAAGACCGCCCTGCTCCGCGCCCGCGACTCGGTGCTGCAGGACGGCAGCCGATTGATGCGAGAAGACGTCAATGATCTTGCCGCCGGCTTTCAGGCCGCCATCCGCGACGTGCTGGCCGCAAAGACATCGCGCGCCCTACAGGCCTACCTCGCCCTGTCGCCCAGCGAACCCGCCTTTGCGGTGGCCGGAGGGGTTGCCGCCAACGATGTCCTCCGCGCGGCTCTGGCCAGCGAGGCCGAGAAGGCCGGCGTCCGGTTTACCGCCCCGCCGCTAGCCCTTTGCACCGACAATGCCGCCATGATCGCCTGGGCCGGGATCGAACTGCTTCGGTCCGGAGCACCGGCGGATGACCTGACCCTTTCGGCCCGTCCGCGCTGGCCGCTTGACAGAGCCGCTACTCCAATGCTCGGCTCCGGCAAGAAAGGCGCAAAGGCATGA
- a CDS encoding EVE domain-containing protein gives MAYWLFKSEPSTWSWDDQVSKGDAGEEWDGVRNYQARNHMREMKLGDLGFFYHSQKDKEIVGVVEVCAEAHPDSTTDDERWECVDIKAVGPMPKPVTLADCKAEPSLAEMVLVNNTRLSVQPVSEAEWQVICALGGYSQKA, from the coding sequence ATGGCCTATTGGCTCTTCAAATCCGAACCGTCCACGTGGAGCTGGGACGACCAGGTTTCCAAGGGCGACGCCGGTGAAGAATGGGATGGCGTGCGCAACTATCAGGCACGCAACCACATGCGCGAGATGAAGCTGGGTGACCTCGGCTTCTTCTATCATTCCCAGAAGGACAAGGAGATCGTCGGCGTCGTCGAGGTCTGCGCCGAAGCGCACCCCGACAGCACCACCGATGACGAGCGCTGGGAGTGCGTCGACATCAAGGCAGTCGGTCCCATGCCCAAACCGGTGACCCTTGCCGACTGCAAGGCAGAGCCCTCGCTCGCCGAGATGGTGCTCGTCAACAACACCCGCCTGTCGGTCCAGCCCGTATCCGAGGCCGAGTGGCAGGTGATCTGTGCCCTTGGCGGGTATTCCCAGAAAGCCTGA
- a CDS encoding DUF1761 domain-containing protein, whose product MGFIAVLVAAIAGFAVGAAWYISLSKPWLAAAEIPCDESGKPVAEFSPMPFVISGIAMLLVAGMLRHILVMAGIEGVGKSALVGLGIGLFMITPWVAMNYAYANRKRELTLLDGGYSVLGPTVIGLVLGLF is encoded by the coding sequence ATGGGATTTATCGCTGTTCTGGTCGCCGCAATCGCAGGATTCGCCGTGGGCGCGGCGTGGTACATTTCCCTCTCCAAGCCATGGCTGGCGGCGGCGGAGATCCCCTGCGACGAGAGCGGCAAGCCGGTGGCGGAATTTTCACCGATGCCCTTCGTGATCTCCGGCATCGCCATGCTGCTCGTGGCCGGGATGTTGCGGCACATACTGGTGATGGCGGGCATCGAGGGCGTGGGAAAGTCGGCGCTGGTCGGCCTCGGAATAGGGCTTTTCATGATCACCCCCTGGGTCGCGATGAACTATGCCTATGCAAACCGCAAACGCGAACTGACCCTGTTGGACGGCGGCTATTCGGTGCTCGGGCCTACCGTGATCGGTCTCGTCCTCGGACTGTTCTGA
- a CDS encoding serine hydrolase: MHSAWIYDDGELGSSGDATTSLPWWSFSKTIIAACALHLAREGRLDLDAAARGPWTLRQLLQHRAGVPCYGGLKTYHDAVARRDVPWSRARLMSEVGEVPNFAPGEGWAYSNVGYMLVREEIEAVASCDIGALATELFGARLGLSTMRLAKTPEDFAHVPGADGYHPDWVYHGCFMGSPMDAATLVAALVDDLLDEGVHPLGGGIEGRPWTETAYGLGLMAGRAGALGRATGHAGVGPFSCCSITRFSDVSRPVSVAVFAEGSNEAIPEWEAVRIARA, encoded by the coding sequence TTGCACTCTGCCTGGATATATGACGACGGTGAACTTGGCTCCAGCGGTGACGCCACCACGAGCCTGCCGTGGTGGAGCTTTTCCAAAACCATAATAGCCGCCTGCGCCCTGCACCTCGCAAGAGAAGGACGGCTCGATCTGGATGCCGCGGCGCGAGGGCCATGGACCCTACGCCAGCTGCTGCAACACCGCGCCGGAGTGCCCTGCTATGGCGGCTTGAAGACCTACCATGACGCCGTGGCGCGACGCGATGTGCCGTGGAGCCGGGCGCGGCTGATGTCGGAGGTCGGCGAGGTCCCGAATTTCGCGCCGGGAGAAGGCTGGGCCTATTCCAACGTGGGTTACATGCTGGTGCGCGAGGAGATTGAGGCCGTCGCGAGCTGTGACATTGGCGCCTTGGCGACGGAGCTCTTTGGAGCGCGGCTGGGCCTGTCGACGATGCGACTGGCCAAGACCCCCGAAGATTTTGCCCATGTGCCCGGGGCAGATGGGTATCACCCCGACTGGGTCTATCATGGCTGCTTCATGGGGTCGCCGATGGATGCGGCGACGCTCGTGGCCGCCTTGGTTGACGACCTTCTCGACGAGGGCGTGCATCCGTTGGGGGGAGGCATCGAAGGCCGGCCCTGGACCGAAACGGCCTACGGTCTCGGGTTGATGGCGGGACGGGCGGGGGCGCTGGGCCGGGCGACGGGGCATGCGGGTGTCGGACCGTTCTCCTGCTGCAGCATTACCCGTTTCAGCGATGTGTCGCGCCCTGTGAGTGTTGCGGTGTTTGCGGAAGGGTCGAACGAGGCGATCCCGGAATGGGAGGCGGTCCGAATTGCGCGGGCCTAG
- a CDS encoding ketopantoate reductase family protein has protein sequence MRIIVHGVGAIGGVVAAALSLSGQEVIGIARGGMLDAIRAKGLLLDSERGHEVARFPCVGHPNEIKFREDDAVLLCVKGQDTAGALADLRSAGLNRQPVFCCQNGVANEPLALRFFPNVHAVTVMMPASYLEPGEVAIHCQPSFGIFDLGRFPSGHDEADLAMAAALERANIPTLVRDDAMAPKYGKLLLNLGNITGALLPHGADCKPFDDPLREEGKAVLAAAGIGWADVGDTERRRIHMKDREKAAQGRGGNSTVQSLARGTGSVETDYLNGEIVALARTCGVEAPLNERIQLLSVELMARGGQPESLTEDQLQEKLFG, from the coding sequence ATGCGGATCATCGTGCACGGAGTTGGTGCAATCGGAGGAGTCGTGGCGGCGGCTCTGTCGTTGAGCGGGCAGGAGGTGATCGGCATCGCCCGCGGGGGAATGCTGGACGCGATCCGCGCCAAGGGCCTGCTGCTCGACAGTGAGCGCGGGCATGAGGTGGCGCGGTTTCCCTGTGTCGGTCATCCGAATGAGATCAAGTTTCGCGAGGACGATGCCGTTCTGCTCTGTGTGAAGGGGCAGGACACCGCAGGAGCTCTGGCCGATCTGCGGTCGGCGGGGCTGAACCGGCAACCCGTTTTCTGTTGTCAGAACGGAGTAGCCAACGAGCCTTTGGCGCTGCGGTTCTTCCCGAATGTGCATGCCGTCACGGTCATGATGCCTGCCAGCTATCTGGAGCCGGGGGAGGTTGCGATCCACTGTCAGCCGAGCTTCGGGATCTTCGACCTGGGGCGCTTCCCGTCGGGCCATGATGAAGCAGATCTGGCCATGGCAGCGGCGCTGGAGCGGGCCAATATTCCGACGTTGGTGCGCGATGACGCCATGGCTCCGAAGTATGGAAAATTGCTTCTGAACCTCGGGAACATTACCGGTGCCCTTCTGCCCCATGGTGCCGATTGCAAGCCGTTCGATGACCCGCTCCGCGAGGAGGGGAAGGCGGTGTTGGCGGCGGCAGGCATAGGCTGGGCCGACGTAGGCGATACCGAACGACGGCGCATTCATATGAAAGATCGTGAGAAGGCTGCGCAGGGTCGTGGCGGAAACTCGACAGTTCAGAGCCTGGCCCGGGGCACAGGTAGCGTCGAAACCGATTATCTCAACGGGGAGATTGTTGCCCTTGCGCGGACCTGCGGCGTGGAAGCGCCCCTCAATGAGCGGATTCAGTTGCTGTCTGTCGAGTTGATGGCGCGAGGTGGCCAGCCGGAAAGCCTTACCGAGGATCAGCTACAGGAAAAGCTCTTCGGCTAA
- a CDS encoding sodium:alanine symporter family protein: MTFKKALAALLATIFAPFPALAQGIDETINTIFADYTGWYVSFIFAPLPGTNFSWIALWLVVGALVFTFYFGFIQLKGFAHSIRLVKGDYSDPNDAGEVSHFQALATALSGTVGLGNIAGVAVAVGIGGPGATFWMVVAGLFGMATKFTECTLGVKYRNEYPDGRVSGGPMYYITKGFSERGLPGGKFLAVLFCIFTILGALGGGNMFQANQAHAQLAGVIGDYPGWITGFVLAIVTFAVIVGGIKSIAKVTEKVVPFMGIFYVGVSVIILLMNFDMIGWAFGQIFMGAFTGLGVLGGFTGALIQGFRRAAFSNEAGIGSAAIAHSAVRTKEPVTEGYVALLEPFIDTVVICTMTALVIVITGVLNVDPETGLYIWNAEAGRIATEGDVSGVALTSAAYAKAFTWFPVLLAVAVVLFAFSTMISWSYYGLKAWTYLFGEGGTTEVLFKVIFCIFIVIGAAANLGPVIDFSDAMLFSMAIVNIIALYLLMPIVKREVNSYVSRLKSGEIKRFKH; encoded by the coding sequence ATGACATTCAAAAAAGCACTCGCCGCTCTTCTCGCCACAATCTTCGCGCCCTTCCCGGCGCTGGCACAGGGCATTGACGAAACCATCAACACAATCTTCGCGGACTATACCGGCTGGTATGTCTCCTTCATCTTCGCACCCCTTCCGGGCACCAACTTTTCGTGGATCGCGCTCTGGCTTGTCGTCGGCGCATTGGTGTTCACGTTCTATTTCGGCTTCATCCAGCTCAAAGGGTTTGCCCATTCGATCCGGCTGGTGAAGGGCGACTATTCAGACCCGAACGACGCTGGTGAAGTCAGCCATTTCCAGGCTCTCGCCACGGCCCTTTCGGGAACCGTGGGCCTCGGCAACATCGCCGGCGTTGCGGTCGCCGTGGGGATCGGCGGACCGGGCGCAACCTTCTGGATGGTCGTCGCGGGCCTCTTCGGCATGGCGACCAAGTTCACCGAGTGCACGCTGGGTGTGAAGTACCGCAACGAGTACCCCGACGGGCGCGTCTCCGGCGGCCCGATGTACTACATCACCAAGGGTTTCTCCGAGCGCGGCCTGCCGGGCGGCAAGTTTCTTGCCGTCCTGTTCTGCATCTTCACCATCCTCGGCGCGCTTGGCGGCGGCAACATGTTCCAGGCCAACCAGGCTCACGCCCAACTTGCCGGCGTGATCGGGGACTACCCCGGTTGGATCACCGGTTTCGTCCTCGCGATTGTCACCTTTGCGGTCATCGTCGGCGGCATCAAGTCGATCGCCAAGGTCACCGAAAAGGTCGTGCCCTTCATGGGCATCTTCTACGTGGGCGTGTCGGTCATCATTCTGCTGATGAACTTCGACATGATCGGCTGGGCCTTCGGGCAGATCTTCATGGGCGCCTTCACCGGTCTCGGTGTGCTGGGCGGCTTTACCGGCGCCCTGATCCAGGGTTTCCGCCGGGCAGCCTTCTCCAACGAGGCCGGCATCGGCTCTGCCGCCATCGCCCACTCGGCGGTGCGCACGAAGGAGCCGGTGACGGAGGGCTACGTTGCCCTGCTCGAACCCTTCATCGACACCGTGGTCATCTGCACCATGACCGCCCTCGTGATCGTCATCACCGGCGTTCTGAACGTCGATCCCGAGACCGGCCTCTATATCTGGAACGCCGAAGCCGGGCGGATCGCGACCGAAGGTGATGTGTCCGGCGTGGCACTCACCTCTGCAGCCTACGCCAAGGCCTTCACGTGGTTCCCGGTGCTTCTGGCCGTGGCCGTGGTGCTCTTTGCCTTCTCCACCATGATTTCGTGGAGCTACTACGGGCTGAAGGCCTGGACCTACCTCTTCGGGGAAGGCGGCACGACCGAGGTGCTCTTCAAGGTGATCTTCTGCATCTTCATCGTGATCGGTGCCGCCGCCAACCTCGGCCCGGTGATCGACTTCTCCGATGCCATGCTCTTCTCCATGGCGATCGTGAACATCATCGCGCTCTACCTGCTGATGCCGATCGTCAAGCGTGAGGTGAACAGCTATGTCTCCCGGCTCAAGTCCGGCGAGATCAAACGGTTCAAGCATTGA
- a CDS encoding DUF2853 family protein, with protein MGKRDELIAKYADDLKNKCGMTPDMDLLTKVTIGCGPSIYNDDASTVAASQKSELETIEKNFLIKKLGLKAGPDLMAGIEKAIETYGKSDRNKYRAVFYYLLVKQFKKDSVYK; from the coding sequence ATGGGCAAGAGAGACGAGTTGATCGCGAAATATGCCGACGATCTGAAAAACAAATGCGGGATGACGCCCGACATGGACTTGCTGACGAAAGTCACCATCGGCTGCGGCCCGTCCATCTATAACGATGATGCTTCCACGGTTGCCGCGAGCCAGAAGAGCGAGTTGGAAACGATCGAGAAGAACTTTCTGATCAAGAAACTCGGCCTGAAAGCCGGGCCCGACCTGATGGCCGGTATCGAGAAGGCGATCGAGACCTACGGCAAGTCGGACCGCAACAAGTATCGCGCGGTCTTTTATTATCTGCTCGTGAAGCAGTTCAAGAAAGACTCCGTTTACAAGTAA